In Arthrobacter sp. CDRTa11, one DNA window encodes the following:
- a CDS encoding DUF1801 domain-containing protein yields MTLNRNPIVDSFLETLVHPMKPSIEHLRLAVLDADDAITEQIKWKAPSFCFNSVDRVTFNLRPLHHIQLIFHRGAKAIEDDMHFDAPKWSGLLEMIGQDRGQVIFPDAQAAMAREQEFVELVREWVRA; encoded by the coding sequence ATGACGCTAAACCGAAACCCGATTGTTGATTCGTTCCTTGAGACGCTGGTTCATCCCATGAAGCCATCGATTGAACACCTGCGGTTGGCTGTTCTGGACGCCGATGATGCAATAACCGAGCAGATAAAATGGAAGGCACCGAGTTTCTGCTTCAATTCCGTTGATCGGGTCACGTTTAACCTGCGGCCGCTGCATCACATTCAGCTGATTTTTCACCGCGGCGCCAAGGCCATCGAGGACGACATGCATTTTGATGCCCCGAAATGGAGTGGTCTGTTGGAAATGATCGGCCAAGACCGCGGCCAAGTAATCTTTCCAGATGCGCAGGCCGCGATGGCTCGCGAGCAGGAATTCGTCGAGCTTGTCCGGGAATGGGTCCGGGCCTAG
- a CDS encoding winged helix-turn-helix domain-containing protein, with protein sequence MTVVADGGTRLPPSRGAVSRMAVDLAACQVLLDGREVPLSGVEFQLLRYLAQNCSRAVDRTELQRFLDSFDTPGASLRAIDVYVGRLRRKLGNAGHAVTTVRGRGYRFIQGPCATIRGPAEYCI encoded by the coding sequence ATGACTGTGGTGGCCGACGGCGGCACCCGGCTTCCGCCGTCGCGCGGTGCTGTCAGCCGGATGGCTGTTGATCTGGCTGCCTGCCAGGTCCTGCTGGACGGCCGGGAGGTTCCATTGTCCGGCGTGGAATTCCAGCTGCTTCGCTACCTTGCCCAGAACTGTTCGCGCGCTGTTGACAGAACAGAACTTCAGCGGTTCCTTGACTCTTTTGATACCCCTGGCGCTTCACTCCGGGCCATTGACGTGTATGTGGGGAGGCTGCGCCGGAAGCTCGGAAATGCAGGCCATGCCGTCACCACCGTGCGGGGCCGCGGATACAGGTTTATCCAAGGTCCGTGTGCCACCATTCGCGGACCGGCGGAATACTGCATATGA
- the gcl gene encoding glyoxylate carboligase: MSKMRTVDAAVAILEKEGAIEAFGLPGAAINPFYSAMRAHGGIRHTLARHVEGASHMADGFSRAKDGNIGICIGTSGPAGTDMITGLYAAWADSIPMLCITGQAPVAKLHKEDFQAVDIESIAKPVTKMAMTVLEPGQVPGAFQKAFQLMRSGRPGPVLLDLPIDVQLAEIEFDINTYEPLPAEKPKASRKQLEKALDMLTAGERPLIVAGGGIINAGASAQLVELAETLNVPVIPTLMGWGTIPDDHQLMAGMVGLQTSHRYGNENYLRSDFVIGIGNRWANRHTGGLDTYTAGRKFVHIDIEPTQIGRVFSPDLGIASDAGAALAGLIELARERKAAGSLPDYSGWVAECQERKASLHRKTHFENIPIKPQRVYEEMNKSFGRDTIYVSTIGLSQIAGAQMLHVFGPRKWINAGQAGPLGWTAPAALGVVRGKPDETVVALSGDYDFQFMIEELAVGAQFNLPYIHVVVNNSYLGLIRQSQRGFSMEQNVSLAFENINSADLSETTRGYGVDHLKVAEGLGCKAVRVEDPNDLAAAFDKAKALMGEFQVPVVVEVILEKVTNISMGVEINAINEFEELAETAADAPTAILALQA, encoded by the coding sequence ATGAGCAAGATGCGTACCGTTGATGCAGCGGTGGCCATCCTGGAAAAGGAAGGCGCCATCGAGGCGTTCGGCCTGCCAGGCGCCGCCATCAACCCCTTCTATTCGGCCATGCGCGCCCACGGCGGCATCCGCCACACCCTGGCCCGCCACGTTGAGGGCGCCAGCCACATGGCCGACGGCTTCAGCCGCGCCAAGGACGGCAACATCGGCATCTGCATCGGCACGTCCGGACCCGCCGGCACCGACATGATCACCGGGCTTTACGCTGCGTGGGCCGACTCCATCCCCATGCTCTGCATCACCGGCCAGGCACCCGTGGCCAAGCTGCACAAGGAAGACTTCCAGGCCGTGGACATTGAGTCCATCGCCAAACCGGTCACCAAGATGGCCATGACCGTCCTAGAGCCCGGCCAGGTTCCCGGCGCGTTCCAGAAGGCCTTCCAGCTGATGCGTTCCGGCCGCCCCGGCCCCGTGCTCCTGGACCTGCCCATCGACGTGCAGCTGGCCGAGATCGAATTCGACATCAACACCTACGAGCCGCTGCCCGCCGAGAAGCCGAAGGCCTCCCGCAAGCAGTTGGAAAAGGCCCTGGACATGCTGACTGCCGGCGAGCGCCCGCTGATCGTGGCCGGCGGCGGCATCATCAACGCCGGTGCGTCCGCGCAGCTGGTGGAACTGGCCGAGACCCTCAACGTTCCGGTGATCCCCACACTGATGGGCTGGGGCACCATCCCGGACGACCACCAGCTGATGGCCGGTATGGTGGGCCTGCAGACCAGCCACCGCTACGGCAACGAGAACTACCTGCGCAGCGACTTCGTCATCGGCATCGGCAACCGCTGGGCCAACCGCCACACCGGCGGCCTGGACACCTACACGGCCGGCCGGAAGTTTGTGCACATCGACATCGAACCCACGCAGATCGGCCGGGTGTTCTCGCCGGACTTGGGCATCGCGTCCGACGCCGGTGCGGCGCTGGCCGGGCTGATTGAGCTCGCCCGCGAGCGCAAGGCGGCAGGGTCCCTGCCGGACTACTCCGGCTGGGTTGCCGAGTGCCAGGAGCGAAAGGCCTCCCTGCACCGCAAGACCCACTTCGAGAACATCCCCATCAAGCCGCAGCGCGTGTACGAGGAGATGAACAAGTCCTTCGGCCGCGACACCATCTACGTGTCCACCATCGGCCTGTCCCAAATCGCCGGCGCCCAAATGCTGCACGTGTTTGGCCCGCGCAAGTGGATCAACGCCGGCCAGGCAGGGCCCCTGGGCTGGACCGCCCCGGCAGCCCTCGGCGTCGTGCGCGGCAAGCCTGACGAGACGGTGGTTGCCCTCTCCGGCGACTACGATTTCCAGTTCATGATCGAAGAACTGGCCGTGGGCGCGCAATTCAACCTGCCGTACATCCACGTGGTGGTGAACAACTCCTACCTGGGCCTGATCCGCCAGTCGCAGCGCGGCTTCAGCATGGAGCAGAACGTGTCCCTGGCGTTCGAGAACATCAACAGCGCGGACCTGTCCGAAACCACCCGCGGCTACGGCGTGGACCACCTCAAGGTGGCCGAAGGCCTGGGCTGCAAGGCCGTCCGCGTGGAGGACCCCAACGACCTCGCCGCCGCGTTCGACAAGGCCAAGGCCCTGATGGGCGAGTTCCAGGTTCCCGTGGTGGTGGAGGTGATCCTGGAAAAGGTCACCAACATCTCCATGGGTGTGGAAATCAACGCCATCAACGAGTTCGAAGAACTGGCCGAGACGGCCGCGGACGCGCCCACCGCCATCTTGGCGCTGCAGGCCTGA
- the bcp gene encoding thioredoxin-dependent thiol peroxidase, with translation MSPTLTTKLQPGTQAPDFSLKDAKGNTTSLAAYRGKHVIVYFYPAAATPGCTTEACDFRDSLASLQGSGYEVIGISPDAPEKLASFTGDFGLTFPLLSDEDHRVALAYGAWGEKLVNGEITEGIVRSTVVLDPEGKVTLTQYQVKAEGHVAALKEALGV, from the coding sequence ATGAGCCCCACACTGACCACCAAGCTTCAGCCCGGAACCCAGGCCCCTGATTTCTCCCTGAAAGACGCCAAGGGCAACACCACGTCCCTGGCCGCCTACCGCGGCAAACACGTCATTGTTTACTTCTACCCGGCAGCGGCCACCCCCGGCTGCACCACTGAAGCCTGCGACTTCCGTGACAGCTTGGCATCCCTGCAGGGCTCCGGTTATGAAGTCATCGGCATCTCACCCGACGCCCCGGAAAAGCTGGCCAGCTTCACAGGAGACTTTGGCCTGACCTTCCCGCTGCTCTCGGACGAGGATCACCGGGTGGCCCTCGCCTACGGCGCCTGGGGTGAAAAGCTGGTCAACGGCGAAATCACCGAAGGAATCGTCCGCTCCACCGTGGTCCTTGACCCCGAGGGTAAGGTCACTCTGACCCAGTACCAGGTCAAGGCCGAGGGCCACGTCGCTGCGCTCAAGGAAGCGCTGGGCGTCTAG
- a CDS encoding glycerate kinase, giving the protein MRIVIAPDKFKGSLSAPDVCRHLERGLQLASGGNLDVVGIPVADGGEGTLDAAVGSGFTRRIATVSGPTGQVIEADFAVRGHEAVIEMAAASGLALLPAGVLVDGRPGSTAATTATSLGTGQLIRAALDAGCRRIVLGVGGSANTDGGAGLLQGLGARFLDATNNELPPGGAALANLHSIDFTHFEPRLVDARFVLASDVDNPLLGAQGAAAVFGPQKGATPQDVELLDAALARFVEVLAREIGIRAIKAAEAPGAGAAGGVGFAAIAALAASRRPGIDVVLEFTQLARRMEGADLVITGEGSLDEQSLLGKTPTGVARAAAAAGVPVIAVCGRTTLDRGQLVEAGFQDVYALTGLESNVDRCIAEAGKLLEQLGKQIGGQLAANRLPRPARSKEDLHV; this is encoded by the coding sequence ATGCGGATCGTGATTGCACCGGACAAGTTCAAGGGATCACTCTCGGCACCGGACGTGTGCAGGCACCTGGAAAGGGGACTGCAGCTGGCTTCTGGCGGGAACCTTGACGTCGTCGGCATTCCAGTGGCTGACGGCGGCGAGGGCACCCTCGACGCCGCCGTCGGCTCCGGCTTCACCCGCCGGATCGCCACTGTCAGCGGGCCCACCGGCCAAGTGATCGAGGCGGATTTCGCCGTCCGCGGCCACGAGGCGGTCATTGAGATGGCGGCTGCCTCGGGCCTGGCGCTCCTCCCCGCAGGGGTTCTGGTTGACGGACGGCCAGGCTCGACGGCGGCCACCACCGCCACCAGCCTGGGCACCGGGCAGCTGATCCGTGCCGCACTGGACGCCGGCTGCCGGCGCATCGTGTTGGGTGTTGGGGGCAGTGCGAATACCGACGGCGGCGCGGGGCTTCTGCAGGGGCTCGGCGCCAGGTTCCTGGACGCAACGAACAACGAACTCCCGCCGGGCGGCGCTGCGCTGGCCAACCTGCACAGCATCGACTTCACGCACTTTGAACCCCGCCTGGTGGACGCCCGCTTTGTGCTGGCGTCCGACGTCGACAATCCCCTGCTGGGCGCCCAGGGCGCCGCCGCCGTATTTGGGCCCCAAAAGGGCGCAACACCACAGGACGTCGAGCTCCTCGACGCCGCCCTGGCCAGGTTCGTCGAAGTCCTGGCCAGGGAAATCGGGATCCGCGCCATCAAAGCCGCGGAGGCCCCAGGCGCCGGGGCGGCAGGTGGCGTGGGCTTCGCTGCAATAGCGGCCCTGGCCGCAAGCCGCCGGCCGGGCATCGACGTCGTGCTTGAATTCACCCAACTGGCGCGGCGGATGGAGGGCGCGGATCTTGTCATCACCGGGGAAGGCAGCCTGGACGAACAAAGCCTGCTGGGCAAAACCCCGACGGGCGTGGCCAGGGCGGCCGCGGCAGCCGGCGTGCCCGTAATTGCCGTATGCGGCCGTACCACCCTTGACCGCGGACAGCTGGTGGAAGCCGGGTTCCAGGATGTTTACGCTTTGACTGGGCTTGAAAGCAATGTAGACAGGTGCATAGCAGAGGCGGGAAAGCTTCTGGAGCAGCTGGGCAAGCAGATCGGCGGACAGCTGGCGGCCAACAGGCTGCCACGGCCCGCTCGCAGTAAGGAGGACCTCCATGTCTGA
- a CDS encoding PP2C family protein-serine/threonine phosphatase, producing MPYLPETRRAVVIEDDPDIRGLLVRVLTKQGFEVTEAAAGLPGVEEVRRAKPDLVTLDLNLPDLDGLEVCKLLREFSDAFIVMLTARTDELDKLTGLDNGADDYISKPFSPRELQSRVNALFRRRQPTAVADPAAQDELARATEVQLSLLPKEDVRVDGYDLAGMFRPSRSVGGDFYDWYRTPDGLHLTFADAMGKGMGAALIAATVRAVMRSMGPLTNLDEAFTAASTAIASDLDSSSSFVTLFHARLDAVSGTVSYVDAGHGLALHVDAGGTARRLASGGPPVGAWGGSTWPQSALVLAPGDSLVVVSDGVLDVFDSVEAFTEAVLQATHGQDSAVAASDAILSLAPAESADDDVTVVVVRRLPVAAGA from the coding sequence ATGCCTTACCTTCCCGAGACCCGCCGTGCCGTTGTGATTGAGGATGACCCGGACATCCGCGGGCTGCTGGTGCGGGTCCTGACCAAGCAGGGTTTCGAGGTCACCGAGGCGGCTGCGGGCTTGCCGGGCGTGGAGGAAGTCCGCAGAGCCAAGCCGGACCTAGTCACCCTGGATCTGAACCTGCCGGATCTTGACGGCCTTGAGGTCTGCAAGCTCCTTCGGGAATTTTCGGACGCCTTTATTGTGATGCTCACCGCCCGGACGGATGAACTGGACAAACTGACGGGGCTGGACAACGGTGCTGATGACTACATCAGCAAGCCGTTCAGCCCCCGGGAACTCCAGTCCCGGGTCAATGCGCTCTTCCGGCGCCGCCAGCCCACGGCGGTGGCGGACCCCGCCGCCCAGGATGAGCTGGCGCGGGCCACCGAGGTGCAGCTGAGCCTGCTGCCCAAGGAGGACGTCAGGGTGGACGGTTACGACCTCGCCGGGATGTTCCGCCCTTCCCGAAGCGTGGGCGGGGACTTCTACGACTGGTACCGCACGCCTGATGGCCTGCACCTGACCTTCGCCGATGCCATGGGCAAGGGCATGGGAGCAGCCCTCATCGCTGCCACTGTGCGTGCCGTGATGCGCTCCATGGGTCCTCTCACCAACCTGGACGAGGCCTTTACAGCCGCGAGCACTGCCATCGCCTCAGACCTCGATTCGTCCAGTTCCTTTGTGACCCTGTTCCATGCCCGCCTTGACGCCGTCTCCGGAACCGTCAGCTATGTCGACGCCGGCCATGGGCTTGCGCTGCACGTGGACGCCGGCGGGACGGCCCGCCGTCTTGCCTCCGGAGGCCCGCCGGTCGGGGCATGGGGCGGTTCAACCTGGCCGCAATCGGCACTGGTCCTGGCTCCGGGCGATTCCCTGGTGGTGGTGAGCGACGGCGTGCTGGATGTCTTTGATTCCGTGGAGGCGTTCACGGAAGCAGTGCTGCAGGCCACGCACGGCCAGGACTCCGCCGTCGCCGCCAGCGATGCCATCCTGTCCCTGGCACCGGCGGAATCCGCAGACGATGACGTCACAGTGGTGGTGGTTCGGCGCCTTCCGGTGGCAGCCGGAGCGTGA
- a CDS encoding glycosyltransferase produces the protein MTRFWTRLIVVLTVVLGLNYVAWRWSASLNWDAWWISVPLVIAETYSLIDVMLFGMTVWKLKLRKGAPEAPRDATVDVFITTYNEPLDMVMTTALAAQRIRHPHSTWILDDGSRAELKALAEEHGLGYVTRSEDWTSNFPRHAKAGNLNNALMQTHGEFLLILDADQIPEPDILEKTLGYFNNRRVALVQTPQYFSNVPPSDPLGSQAPLFYGPIQQGKDGWNAAFFCGSNAILRREALMQLGLVGYVKETEKSIRRALAASRSAIRQARKSADMESPLVAQVLDEVQVATLEAQQELDNGAPLGEITYRVRRRVDQAVQALVMADVSALQADLEEIAAMELAHVGEAGVPVVADDAVKRMAARDWSPLGALESVQAVLDALSVERNDEAQPVMPLATISVTEDMATAMRMHSMGWESVYHHEILAYGLAPEDLKTMLTQRLRWAQGTIQVMLRENPLVQRGLKIGQRLMYFATMWTYLSGYAAIIYFAAPIIYLLVGTLPVISLSTDFFIRFIPFMVVNQLLFAVAGRGISTWRGQQYSLALFPTWIKACSTAARNVWFGRPLGFAVTPKSRQSGGPSWSLIRPQIVVSALLAVAAVVGLVRLAAGLAEPLGTLVNVAWVIFDLAVMSVLVQAVRYKGFEPVPQAEPEERKSGGV, from the coding sequence GTGACACGGTTCTGGACCCGCCTGATAGTAGTTCTGACGGTTGTCCTTGGCTTGAACTATGTGGCCTGGCGGTGGTCAGCCTCGCTGAACTGGGACGCGTGGTGGATCTCGGTTCCGCTGGTGATTGCAGAAACCTACAGCCTCATCGACGTCATGCTGTTTGGCATGACGGTGTGGAAACTGAAGCTGCGCAAGGGTGCTCCGGAGGCTCCCCGGGATGCCACCGTGGACGTTTTCATCACCACCTACAACGAGCCGCTGGACATGGTGATGACCACGGCGCTGGCGGCCCAACGGATCCGCCACCCGCACAGCACCTGGATCCTGGACGACGGCTCGCGCGCGGAACTCAAAGCCCTCGCTGAGGAACACGGCCTGGGCTACGTCACGCGCAGCGAGGACTGGACCTCCAACTTTCCCCGGCACGCCAAGGCAGGCAACCTAAACAACGCGCTGATGCAGACGCACGGCGAATTCCTCCTGATCCTGGACGCGGACCAGATCCCCGAGCCGGACATCCTGGAAAAAACCCTGGGCTACTTCAACAACCGCCGCGTGGCGCTGGTCCAGACCCCGCAGTACTTCAGCAACGTCCCTCCCTCAGACCCCTTGGGCAGCCAGGCTCCCCTGTTCTATGGCCCCATCCAGCAGGGCAAGGACGGCTGGAATGCGGCCTTCTTCTGTGGCTCCAACGCCATCCTGCGCCGTGAGGCCCTGATGCAGCTGGGCCTGGTGGGCTATGTCAAGGAGACCGAAAAGAGCATCCGGCGGGCCTTGGCGGCGTCGCGGTCGGCCATCAGGCAGGCCAGGAAATCGGCGGACATGGAATCGCCGCTGGTGGCCCAGGTGCTGGACGAGGTCCAGGTGGCCACTCTGGAAGCCCAGCAGGAACTGGACAACGGGGCCCCGCTGGGCGAAATCACGTACCGGGTCCGGCGCCGCGTGGACCAGGCCGTCCAGGCCCTCGTCATGGCTGACGTTTCGGCCCTCCAGGCGGATCTTGAGGAGATCGCCGCCATGGAGCTCGCACATGTTGGCGAAGCCGGCGTACCGGTGGTGGCCGATGACGCCGTGAAGCGGATGGCAGCCCGCGACTGGTCTCCGCTGGGCGCACTGGAATCCGTGCAGGCAGTGCTGGACGCGCTGTCCGTGGAACGGAATGACGAGGCGCAGCCCGTGATGCCGCTCGCCACCATTTCCGTCACCGAGGACATGGCCACGGCCATGCGCATGCACTCGATGGGCTGGGAGAGTGTTTACCACCACGAGATCCTTGCCTACGGGCTGGCGCCGGAAGACCTCAAGACCATGCTGACCCAGCGGCTCCGCTGGGCACAGGGAACCATCCAGGTAATGCTGCGGGAAAACCCGTTGGTCCAGCGCGGCCTCAAGATTGGCCAGCGCCTGATGTACTTCGCCACCATGTGGACCTACCTCAGCGGATACGCGGCCATCATCTACTTCGCAGCCCCCATCATCTACCTCCTGGTGGGAACCCTGCCGGTAATCAGCCTGAGCACGGACTTCTTTATCCGCTTCATCCCCTTCATGGTGGTGAACCAGCTGCTGTTTGCCGTTGCCGGCCGCGGAATCAGCACCTGGCGCGGCCAGCAGTACAGCCTGGCGCTGTTTCCCACCTGGATCAAGGCCTGCTCGACGGCGGCCCGGAATGTCTGGTTCGGACGTCCCCTGGGGTTCGCCGTCACGCCCAAGTCGCGCCAAAGCGGCGGTCCCTCCTGGAGCCTGATCCGGCCACAGATCGTGGTGTCCGCACTCCTGGCGGTGGCCGCCGTCGTCGGCCTGGTGCGGCTCGCCGCGGGACTGGCCGAGCCGCTAGGCACGCTGGTCAACGTTGCCTGGGTTATTTTTGACCTGGCGGTGATGAGCGTCCTGGTCCAGGCCGTTCGGTACAAGGGGTTTGAACCCGTTCCGCAAGCAGAGCCTGAAGAGAGGAAATCCGGTGGAGTTTAG
- a CDS encoding 2-hydroxy-3-oxopropionate reductase, with protein sequence MSNVAVIGLGIMGLPMAINLVKAGHTVTGFNRSQDRIDKLVSEGGKGATGIADAVKDADVVITMVPDSPDVEGVVSGDDGVFANAKKGALWIDASSIRPDVAKRLSDQAREAGIRPLDAPVSGGEQGAIDAALSIMVGGDKEDFDAASEVLTAVGKTIVHVGPSGSGQTVKAANQLIVAVNIEVLGEAIAFLEAYGVDTDAALKVLGGGLAGSKVLDQKGQKMLDRNFDPGFRLALHHKDLGIVTSAAREANVAVPLGAVVAQLVAATVNQGDGALDHSGLFKQVLQLSGRN encoded by the coding sequence ATGAGCAACGTTGCAGTTATCGGACTCGGAATCATGGGCCTGCCCATGGCCATCAACCTCGTCAAGGCCGGCCACACCGTCACCGGCTTCAACCGCAGCCAGGACAGGATCGACAAGCTCGTCTCCGAAGGCGGCAAGGGCGCCACCGGCATCGCGGACGCCGTCAAGGACGCCGACGTCGTCATCACCATGGTGCCGGACTCCCCCGATGTTGAAGGCGTGGTCAGCGGCGACGACGGTGTCTTCGCCAACGCCAAGAAGGGCGCGCTCTGGATCGACGCGTCCAGCATCCGCCCCGACGTCGCCAAGCGCCTCTCCGACCAGGCCCGCGAAGCCGGCATCCGCCCCCTCGACGCACCCGTCAGCGGCGGCGAACAGGGCGCCATCGACGCCGCCCTCTCCATCATGGTCGGCGGCGACAAGGAAGACTTCGACGCAGCCTCGGAGGTCCTGACCGCCGTCGGCAAAACCATCGTCCACGTGGGCCCCTCCGGCTCCGGCCAGACCGTCAAGGCAGCCAACCAGCTGATCGTCGCGGTCAACATCGAAGTCCTCGGCGAGGCGATCGCTTTCCTCGAGGCCTACGGCGTGGACACCGATGCCGCCCTCAAGGTCCTCGGCGGCGGCCTGGCCGGCTCCAAGGTCCTGGACCAGAAGGGCCAGAAGATGCTCGACCGCAACTTCGACCCCGGCTTCCGCCTGGCCCTCCACCACAAAGACCTGGGCATCGTCACCTCAGCCGCCCGCGAAGCCAACGTCGCCGTCCCCCTCGGCGCCGTCGTCGCACAGCTCGTCGCCGCCACCGTCAACCAGGGCGACGGCGCACTGGACCACTCAGGACTCTTCAAACAGGTCCTCCAGCTCAGCGGCCGCAACTAG
- the allB gene encoding allantoinase AllB, whose protein sequence is MSEERFDLVIRGQRILTTAGIAAREVGVRGGRIVAIEPLGNGLDGTEIIELADDETLLPGLVDTHVHVNEPGRTEWEGFASATRAAAAGGVTTIIDMPLNSIPPTTTVAGLKLKREVAEDQAFVDVGFWGGAIPGNKPDLRPLHDEGVFGFKCFLLHSGVDEFPHLDADEMEEDMAELKSFDSLMIVHAEDSHAIDHAPHPGGDQYSTFLASRPRGAENKAIAEVIERARWTGARAHILHLSSSDALPMIATAKRDGVRLTVETCPHYLTLVAEEIPNGATAYKCCPPIREASNRELLWQGLQDGTIDCIVSDHSPSTLDLKDLENGDFAVAWGGVSSLQLGLSLVWTEARHRGIPLEQVVSWMAEKPAALARLSTKGQLALGYDADFAVFAPDEAFVVDASKLKHKNPITPYDGKALSGVVRQTFLRGNRVDGKTPTGKLIRRGGV, encoded by the coding sequence ATGTCTGAAGAGCGCTTTGACCTCGTCATCCGGGGCCAGCGGATCCTCACCACGGCCGGCATCGCGGCCCGGGAGGTGGGCGTCCGCGGCGGCAGGATCGTTGCTATCGAGCCGCTGGGCAACGGGCTGGACGGCACCGAGATCATCGAACTTGCCGACGACGAAACCCTGCTTCCGGGCCTGGTGGACACCCACGTCCACGTGAACGAGCCCGGCCGCACCGAGTGGGAGGGCTTCGCGTCCGCCACCCGTGCCGCGGCAGCCGGCGGCGTCACCACCATCATCGACATGCCGCTGAATTCCATCCCGCCCACCACCACGGTGGCAGGCCTCAAGCTCAAGCGCGAGGTCGCCGAGGACCAGGCCTTTGTGGACGTCGGGTTCTGGGGCGGTGCCATCCCGGGCAACAAGCCTGACCTCCGCCCCCTGCACGATGAGGGTGTGTTCGGCTTCAAATGCTTCCTGCTGCACTCCGGCGTGGACGAGTTCCCGCACCTGGACGCGGACGAGATGGAGGAGGACATGGCCGAGCTGAAGTCCTTCGATTCACTCATGATTGTCCACGCCGAGGATTCGCACGCCATCGACCACGCACCCCACCCGGGCGGCGACCAGTACTCAACCTTCCTGGCCTCCCGTCCCCGCGGCGCGGAGAACAAGGCCATCGCCGAAGTCATTGAGCGGGCCCGCTGGACGGGTGCGCGGGCGCACATCCTGCACCTGTCGTCGTCGGACGCGCTGCCCATGATCGCCACCGCAAAGCGCGACGGCGTCCGCCTCACCGTTGAGACGTGCCCGCACTACCTCACTCTGGTGGCGGAGGAGATCCCCAACGGCGCCACCGCCTATAAGTGCTGCCCGCCCATCCGTGAGGCGTCCAACCGGGAGCTGCTGTGGCAGGGCCTGCAGGACGGGACAATCGACTGCATCGTCTCGGACCACTCCCCCTCCACGCTGGACTTAAAGGACCTGGAGAACGGTGACTTCGCCGTGGCCTGGGGCGGCGTTTCTTCGCTCCAGTTGGGCCTGTCGCTGGTCTGGACCGAGGCCCGGCACCGCGGCATTCCGCTGGAGCAGGTGGTCAGCTGGATGGCCGAGAAGCCGGCCGCCCTGGCCCGGCTTTCCACCAAGGGCCAGCTGGCGCTGGGCTACGACGCCGACTTTGCGGTCTTTGCGCCGGACGAGGCGTTCGTGGTGGACGCCTCCAAGCTCAAGCACAAAAACCCCATCACCCCGTACGACGGTAAAGCGCTCTCCGGTGTGGTCCGTCAGACGTTCCTGCGCGGGAACCGGGTGGACGGCAAAACCCCCACCGGCAAGCTCATCCGCCGCGGCGGGGTCTGA
- a CDS encoding GNAT family N-acetyltransferase: protein MGIEIRPATEFEDLKAVVGPKRPDANVCWCLSYRIPSKQNLELQGPARGDLVKELVAQDPPPGVLAYDGDDVVGWAAVHPRADTSFARNRKIPHVDELDVWSVWCIRVRPGHRGKGISHHLLEGAVAMARAYGAPAIEGYPVDNNGKKVDLTMAYVGTRQLFERAGFVKAADTESVLNGFPRVLMRLDLH from the coding sequence ATGGGGATAGAAATCCGGCCGGCCACGGAGTTTGAAGACCTGAAGGCGGTGGTGGGACCCAAGCGGCCCGACGCCAATGTGTGCTGGTGCCTGAGCTACCGCATCCCTTCCAAACAGAACCTGGAGCTGCAGGGCCCGGCCCGCGGGGACTTGGTGAAGGAGCTGGTGGCGCAGGATCCGCCGCCCGGCGTCCTCGCGTACGACGGCGACGACGTGGTGGGCTGGGCGGCAGTCCACCCGCGCGCGGACACCAGTTTTGCCCGCAACCGCAAGATCCCGCATGTGGATGAGCTCGACGTCTGGTCCGTGTGGTGCATCCGGGTCCGGCCCGGGCACCGCGGCAAGGGCATCTCCCATCACCTGCTGGAGGGCGCCGTCGCCATGGCCCGCGCGTACGGCGCACCTGCCATCGAGGGGTACCCGGTGGACAACAACGGTAAAAAGGTGGACCTCACCATGGCCTACGTGGGCACCCGCCAGCTCTTTGAACGGGCCGGGTTCGTCAAGGCCGCCGATACAGAGTCGGTGCTTAACGGCTTCCCGCGGGTGCTGATGCGCCTGGACCTGCACTGA
- a CDS encoding HXXEE domain-containing protein, whose amino-acid sequence MPATSEVLATQLERTQWAPAVALANHVRTSTKESALAILLMGTLVAGAAVHGAATNGRSPFFQYVLAGLHGHVYTHIAASFRLRGYSTGVVTAIAVMLPYSLHARRVLRANGSLIEGPYPYVLGGVLLLPATFACHTLARVLSGRRDRQ is encoded by the coding sequence ATGCCTGCCACCTCGGAAGTCCTTGCAACGCAGCTGGAGCGAACGCAGTGGGCCCCAGCCGTTGCCTTGGCCAACCACGTTCGTACAAGCACCAAGGAATCGGCGCTTGCCATCCTATTGATGGGCACACTTGTGGCAGGAGCCGCCGTCCATGGTGCGGCTACCAACGGGCGCAGTCCGTTTTTTCAATACGTCCTGGCTGGGCTGCACGGCCATGTTTACACTCACATCGCCGCCAGCTTCCGCCTGAGAGGATACTCGACTGGCGTAGTAACAGCTATTGCCGTCATGCTCCCCTATAGCCTTCATGCCCGCCGCGTGTTGCGGGCAAATGGATCGCTGATCGAAGGCCCGTACCCATACGTGCTCGGCGGCGTCCTCTTGCTGCCGGCAACCTTTGCCTGCCACACCTTGGCTCGCGTTTTGAGCGGCAGACGCGACCGCCAATAG